CACTCCCGCGCAAAGCCATAACCGAAAAATCACTGGAATCGAGCAGGCTGATATTGGTGAAAGACCTGAACGAAGCCCTTGATATGGTAAACGAATATGCTCCCGAACACCTGATTATCGAAACGAAAGACTATCAGGACATCGCCGAACGGGTCATCAATGCAGGTTCGGTATTCTTAGGCCCGTATGCACCCGAAAGTGCCGGCGATTATGCTTCGGGCACCAACCATACCCTGCCTACCAACGGATACGCAAAAGCCTATAGCGGAGTAAGCCTGGATAGCTTTATCCGCAAAATCACCTTCCAGGAAATCACCCGCGAAGGCATCCGCACCTTGGGCCCGACCATTCAGGTTATGGCAGAGAACGAGCACCTCGACGCGCATAAGAACGCCATAACGGTACGGCTTTTATAGAAGTTAAAGGAGGTTATTTCAAGGAGTAAAAGGGAGTTAGAGGCCAATACCACAAGAGACTATCTATTGTCCTTTAACTCCTGCCGAAGGCATAACTCCTTTTAACTTCCTGAAATAACTCCTATAAATGTAAAAAAACAAATACCCATGAAATCTTTACAAGAACTGACCCGACCGAATATCTGGGCACTGAAGCCCTATTCTTCGGCACGCGACGAATATAGCGGAAAAACGGCATCCGTATTTCTCGATGCAAACGAGAACCCGTATAATGCCCCCAACAACCGTTATCCAGACCCGCTCCAAAAAGAACTGAAAGCATTGATAGCACCGGTCAAGAAGGTAAAACCCGAGCAAATCTTCTTAGGAAACGGAAGCGATGAAGCCATCGACCTTCTCTTCCGTGCCTTCTGCCGGCCGGGCATCGATAACGTAGTGGCTATCCACCCCACGTATGGCATGTATCAGGTATGCGCCGACATCAACGATGTGGAATACCGCAAAGTGCTGCTTGACGAGAAATTCCAGTTCAAGGCAGAAGACTTGCTCCGGGCTTCGGACGAAAACACCAAACTGATATTCCTCTGCTCGCCCAATAACCCTACGGGGAATAACCTTGACGCCAAGGAAATCATCACCCTGCTCCGGGAGTTCCAAGGCATCGTGATTGTGGACGAAGCCTACATCGACTTCTCCACCCAACCCTCGTTCATCGGAATCCTCGACGAATATCCCAACCTGGTCATCCTCCAGACGTTCTCAAAGGCGTGGGGATGCGCCGCTATCCGTCTGGGCATGGCGTTCGCTTCGCCCGACATCATCGGCATATTCAGCAAAATCAAATATCCGTACAACATCAATCTCCTCACCCAACAGGAAGCCTTGCGCATGATGCAACGCCACTACGAAGTGCAACGCTGGATAAGCACCTTACTGGAAGAACGCGCACGCCTGATGCAGGCTTTCACTCAACTTCCGTGTTGCAAGAAGGTATTCCCTACCGACGCCAACTTCTTCCTGACCCGTGTGAGCAACGCAAAAGCCATCTACGATTATCTGGTAGACCAAGGCATCATCGTGCGGAACCGCTCGAACATCACACGTTGTGAAGATTGCTTGCGCATTACCGTGGGCACACGCCCCGAGAATGATGCCCTGCTGGAAGCATTGAGAAAGTATACCGAATAATAAACTTCACCACAGATTACACAGATTCCAATTAATAATTAATAGAAAATCTGTGTAATCTGTGGTGAAAACAACAAACACTTATGAAAAAGAAAGTCTTATTCATCGACCGCGACGGGACATTGGTCATCGAACCTCCTATCGACTATCAGCTCGACTCGTTCGAAAAGCTGGAGTTCTACCCGAAAGTGTTCCGGAACCTGCACTTTATCCGCACCCGCCTCGACTTTGAATTCGTAATGGTGACCAACCAAGACGGATTAGGTACGGATTCTTTCCCCGAAGACACGTTCTGGCCCGTACACAACCTGATACTGAAAACCTTCGCAAGCGAAGGCATCACCTTCGATGATATCTGCATCGACCGCTCGTTTCCCGAAGACAATGCGCCTACCCGCAAACCGAGAACGGGAATGCTCACCCGGTATATAGATAAGGAGGAATACGACCTTGCCGGAAGCTTCGTCATCGGAGACCGCGCCACGGATGTAGAACTTGCCAAGAACTTAGGATGCCGTGCTATCCTGTTGCAACCCGATACATCTCTGCTGGAAAACGAAAAACTAAAAAACACATGCGCCCTTGCTACGACCGATTGGGACCGCATAGCGGAATTCCTTTTTGCGGGAGAGCGCATCGCCGAGGTAAAGCGTACCACGAAAGAAACCGACATCGATGTCCGCATCAACTTAGACGGAAACGGAAGATGCGACATCTCCACCGGACTGGGCTTCTTTGACCACATGCTGGAACAGATAGGAAAACACGGAGGCATCGACCTGACCGTCCGTGTGAAAGGAGACTTATACGTAGACGAACATCATACGATAGAAGATACCGCCATCGCCTTGGGCGAATGCCTCTATCAGGCATTGGGAAGCAAGCGCGGCATCGAGCGGTACGGGTATTGCCTGCCCATGGACGATTGCCTGTGCCAAGTGGCGCTCGACTTCGGAGGGCGTGCCTGGCTGGTATGGGACGCTTCGTTCCGCCGCGAGAAAATAGGCGAGATGCCCACCGAGATGTTCCTGCATTTCTTTAAATCATTAAGCGATGCCGCCCGCATGAACCTGCACATCCGTGCCGAAGGCGAGAACGAGCACCACAAGATAGAAGGCATCTTCAAAGCCCTTGCCCGAAGCCTTAAAATGGCTATCCGCCGCGATATCTATCATTACGAAGTGCCGTCGAGCAAAGGAAGCTTATAGAATTAACAATTGATAATTGACAATGGACGGTTATTTTATCTAATCCGCCCACATGTCAATTATCCATTGTCAATTTACTGGTGCTGCTCACGCAACAGGTCGTTCACGGTTTTTACCGGATTGAAGGTGCTGAGGGGCACTTCTACGAAAACCGTGCTCCAGTCGCTCATCGAACCGTTCCACAAGCCCGGAAGCTCCAGTGCCTTCAGGTCTTTTCCGTTCTTCGACTTATAGGAAATAAAGCCTGTAGCCTTGTCTACATAGTCCGTCAGGTTAAACTTATTCCCTTTGTAGTCGCGCACGGCGCAAACCAAGTCTACCGGATTGAAATGTGTGCCTTGCTCGAACATCGCCTTCTTTTCAGGGTCTTTCATGTCGATTTGCGAGCTTTCCAAGATTTGGAGCGATACGGTACCGTCGGGATTGTATGCCAAGAACGGGCCTCCGCCCGGCTCGCCTACATTCTTCACCATGCCGCACACACGCATCGGACGGTTCAGCTTCTTACGCAAGTAAATGACCAGGTCGGCATCTTCCATATCCTTGATGTCTTCCTTGCGGCAACGCAACTGCTGCTGTACGAAACGGATGATGTTTTCCAACTGTTCGTGGCTGTAATGCCCGCTATCCAGCAATTCCAAGTAATCGAATGCCTGCTTCTGAAGGGTTACCAATACACCGGCAAGCAGTTTCTTATACGTAACGGTATCGGCTTTCAGGCGGTCGGGGACCACATTGTCGATGTTCTTGATGAACACGATGTCGGCATCCAGGTCGTTCAGGTTCTCAATCAACGCCCCATGGCCACCCGGACGGAAAAGCAGCTTGCCCTTATCGTCGCGGAAAGGCTTGTTCTCCATGTCAGCTGCAATCGTATCGGTGCTGGGCTTCTGCTCGGAGAACGAAATGTCGTACTCCACGCCGTACTTTTGCGCGTATTCGCCCACTTTGGCATCAACCAGCTTCTCGAAAAGCGCCCGGTGTTCTGCCGATACGGTGAAATGCACATTCACCTTACCCGTCTTCCCTGCGGCATAAAGCGCGCCTTCCACCAAGTGTTCTTCCAGCGGCGTACGTACCCCGTCGGCATAGCGGTGGAACTTCAACAAGCCTTTCGGAAGCGAACCGTAATTCAATCCGGCAGCTTCAAGCAGGTTCGACACTACAGCCTTGTAATCATGCTCCGCCAGCAAGGCATCGATGTTCTTGCCCGTGTTATCCAGACAAGCCGCATTCAGGTCATTGTAGAAAGCGAAATCGTGAATGTGGTCGAAGAATTTCTTTTCGAAATCGGTAGAGGGCATATCATAATCCGCTCCCAAGAACTCGAACATATTCTTAAACATACGGCTTGCCGCTCCCGATGCCGGAACAAACTTCACCACCTTCCGGTCGCCGTTCTTGTAAGCATCCCATGCAGCCAGGTATTTCTTCTGCATGTCTTCGTCTGCTACCATAATGCCGTTATTCTCTACGGATGCGGCTCCCGCCAAACGCAAAAAAGGAAAACCTTTTTCGAAACAAGCCAACTGCTCTTCAATCTGTTTCTCGGAAATTCCTTTCTTTTCCAACAATTCTTTGTCTTCGTGTGTTAACATATATGATAAATTTAAGCAATGAATAACCTTTAAACGATTACACCCCCAAAAATATAAAAAAATCGCAAACTCTGCACAGATAATAAAGAAAAAAAGTAACTTTACAAACGAAAATGAAGAATGAAGAACGAAAGAATGAAGAATAAACGCCTTTTCATCCGCATGTAATTCTTCATTCTTAATACGAATCAGGAGTTAAACGTAGTTATGTTTCACAGGAGTTATCACTTCGTTCAGGAGTTAAAGGCCAATAGTCCTGCTTCTGAAAGCGGTGCAAGAGGTATTGGCTTCTAACTCCCAGCCCGCCCAGCGGGCGATAACTCCATCTAACTCCCTTTTAACTCCTGATTGGCATTCTTAATTAAAAAAGCATTATGGAAGAGCAAGTATTTTTCACACCGCAAGAACATA
The Phocaeicola salanitronis DSM 18170 genome window above contains:
- the hisC gene encoding histidinol-phosphate transaminase, which translates into the protein MKSLQELTRPNIWALKPYSSARDEYSGKTASVFLDANENPYNAPNNRYPDPLQKELKALIAPVKKVKPEQIFLGNGSDEAIDLLFRAFCRPGIDNVVAIHPTYGMYQVCADINDVEYRKVLLDEKFQFKAEDLLRASDENTKLIFLCSPNNPTGNNLDAKEIITLLREFQGIVIVDEAYIDFSTQPSFIGILDEYPNLVILQTFSKAWGCAAIRLGMAFASPDIIGIFSKIKYPYNINLLTQQEALRMMQRHYEVQRWISTLLEERARLMQAFTQLPCCKKVFPTDANFFLTRVSNAKAIYDYLVDQGIIVRNRSNITRCEDCLRITVGTRPENDALLEALRKYTE
- the hisB gene encoding bifunctional histidinol-phosphatase/imidazoleglycerol-phosphate dehydratase HisB encodes the protein MKKKVLFIDRDGTLVIEPPIDYQLDSFEKLEFYPKVFRNLHFIRTRLDFEFVMVTNQDGLGTDSFPEDTFWPVHNLILKTFASEGITFDDICIDRSFPEDNAPTRKPRTGMLTRYIDKEEYDLAGSFVIGDRATDVELAKNLGCRAILLQPDTSLLENEKLKNTCALATTDWDRIAEFLFAGERIAEVKRTTKETDIDVRINLDGNGRCDISTGLGFFDHMLEQIGKHGGIDLTVRVKGDLYVDEHHTIEDTAIALGECLYQALGSKRGIERYGYCLPMDDCLCQVALDFGGRAWLVWDASFRREKIGEMPTEMFLHFFKSLSDAARMNLHIRAEGENEHHKIEGIFKALARSLKMAIRRDIYHYEVPSSKGSL
- a CDS encoding DUF4301 family protein, which translates into the protein MLTHEDKELLEKKGISEKQIEEQLACFEKGFPFLRLAGAASVENNGIMVADEDMQKKYLAAWDAYKNGDRKVVKFVPASGAASRMFKNMFEFLGADYDMPSTDFEKKFFDHIHDFAFYNDLNAACLDNTGKNIDALLAEHDYKAVVSNLLEAAGLNYGSLPKGLLKFHRYADGVRTPLEEHLVEGALYAAGKTGKVNVHFTVSAEHRALFEKLVDAKVGEYAQKYGVEYDISFSEQKPSTDTIAADMENKPFRDDKGKLLFRPGGHGALIENLNDLDADIVFIKNIDNVVPDRLKADTVTYKKLLAGVLVTLQKQAFDYLELLDSGHYSHEQLENIIRFVQQQLRCRKEDIKDMEDADLVIYLRKKLNRPMRVCGMVKNVGEPGGGPFLAYNPDGTVSLQILESSQIDMKDPEKKAMFEQGTHFNPVDLVCAVRDYKGNKFNLTDYVDKATGFISYKSKNGKDLKALELPGLWNGSMSDWSTVFVEVPLSTFNPVKTVNDLLREQHQ